The window CTCCCGAACAGTGATTCGGATGGTTCTTGCCTGTGCCCTGACTGAATTTTCGGCAATATCCAAGATATGAAGAGCCAGTTCTTTCATCGGTTCACTGGTAGCTTTTAACTATCTCAGTGATCCGGGCGGGATTGACGCGCTTGTGTACATCGTTGTCGACCGTCACCACCGGGGCAAGCCCGCAGGCTCCGGCACAACGCATGACTTCCATAGAGTACAACCCGTCTTCGGTGATCTCTCCGACATCGATTCCCAGATCTCGCTGTAGACGGTTGAGGATTTCCTGACCACCTCGTACATAGCAGGCGGTCCCAAGGCAAATTTGCACTACATGCTTTCCCCGTGGTCTCATGGAAAAGAAATGATAAAAGGTAACCACACCGTACACTTCGCTCAGCGGGAT is drawn from Atribacteraceae bacterium and contains these coding sequences:
- a CDS encoding NAD(P)H-dependent oxidoreductase subunit E; protein product: MAELDSKEQTSTTSINDEQMDSLRLLLQDYKGKRGMLIQALHAAQNMIGYLPPSILKLISRVLDIPLSEVYGVVTFYHFFSMRPRGKHVVQICLGTACYVRGGQEILNRLQRDLGIDVGEITEDGLYSMEVMRCAGACGLAPVVTVDNDVHKRVNPARITEIVKSYQ